One Bacillus sp. 1780r2a1 DNA segment encodes these proteins:
- a CDS encoding helix-turn-helix domain-containing protein, whose translation MMIASLADSIISEINHLIHEDLIVADTSGMIIASTDKNRINTFHEGALICTQKKKKFIITREDQATLKGVKAGINLPILFQNQIAGVIGITGNPERVSAYAEILKRMTELMMNERYYSEQLEWQARALEAFVFDWVQKSDWSEEFIHQGELIGIDLSIERQVLIGHCSDMMTNQILKELMETFDKNNTDVFVRWGNERFVILQAGKKTKERTLYFAKQISSYLQNRYQLSVAIGIGQPASPKSVHQSFHEAERALNTAKKSASIIFDDDLRLEMLLKDIKKETKAEFVRRTISQVMKDQELVKTVKTFLRKNQSFKATADTMHIHINTLHYRIKRVEELTGLNLRHTEDLLIFHLAFLFLDE comes from the coding sequence ATGATGATAGCATCCTTAGCAGATAGCATCATTTCAGAAATCAATCATCTAATTCATGAAGATTTAATTGTAGCTGATACGTCTGGCATGATTATTGCCAGCACGGATAAAAACCGAATAAATACATTTCATGAGGGAGCTCTTATTTGCACGCAAAAAAAGAAAAAGTTCATTATTACTCGAGAGGATCAAGCGACTTTAAAAGGCGTCAAAGCAGGTATTAACCTTCCAATCCTTTTTCAAAACCAAATTGCTGGTGTAATTGGAATTACAGGTAACCCAGAACGCGTATCTGCCTATGCAGAAATTTTAAAAAGAATGACCGAATTAATGATGAACGAGCGTTACTATTCCGAACAGCTTGAATGGCAAGCACGGGCACTTGAAGCATTTGTTTTCGACTGGGTGCAAAAATCTGATTGGAGCGAAGAATTTATTCATCAAGGCGAGCTGATTGGCATCGACCTTTCAATTGAAAGACAAGTGTTGATTGGCCACTGTTCAGACATGATGACGAATCAAATTTTAAAAGAGCTCATGGAAACTTTCGATAAGAATAATACAGATGTGTTTGTTCGCTGGGGAAATGAGCGCTTTGTTATTTTACAAGCTGGTAAGAAGACAAAAGAACGTACGCTTTACTTTGCTAAACAAATTAGTAGTTACCTTCAAAACAGATATCAGCTAAGCGTCGCAATTGGAATTGGACAACCTGCTTCCCCAAAGTCAGTTCATCAATCCTTCCACGAAGCGGAACGAGCTTTGAATACTGCCAAAAAATCAGCCTCCATTATATTTGATGATGACCTTCGCCTTGAAATGTTGTTAAAGGATATAAAGAAAGAAACAAAGGCTGAATTTGTACGCAGAACCATTTCCCAGGTTATGAAGGACCAAGAATTAGTAAAAACCGTTAAGACGTTTTTAAGAAAGAATCAATCCTTTAAAGCTACAGCAGATACAATGCATATTCATATCAACACGTTACACTACCGCATAAAGCGAGTCGAAGAATTAACTGGACTAAACCTTCGTCATACCGAGGACTTGCTCATTTTCCATCTCGCTTTCTTATTTTTAGATGAATAA
- a CDS encoding LLM class flavin-dependent oxidoreductase, whose product MMILSVLDQSPISSGQTAKDALAQTVQLAKWTERLGYHRFWVAEHHNTNGLAGSSPLLLMTHLASQTSSIRIGSGGVLLPQYSPYKVAEDVQLLENLFPGRIDLGLGRSPGGDALTRLALTDGVRKSLNEFPRQIQALQGHLLQNLPENHPYYGVTAYPKSDTKPEMWQLGINKRGARAAGELGVSFTFGHFISPIGGKEALKHYRQTYVPSDYQQVPHTNVCVFVVCADTEEEAEQHAKTLDDWLLKVEKGKDTKVSSINEVNQRVYSEYEQQKIKKNRSRMIVGSPETVHAKLLRLQNEYNNDEFLIITNIHDFQAKLHSYELISKVFH is encoded by the coding sequence ATCATGATTTTAAGCGTATTAGATCAGTCTCCAATATCAAGCGGCCAAACAGCAAAAGATGCGCTTGCTCAGACGGTACAGCTAGCAAAGTGGACAGAAAGACTAGGATATCATCGCTTTTGGGTAGCTGAACATCATAATACAAATGGGTTGGCAGGTTCTTCGCCACTTTTATTAATGACTCATTTGGCATCTCAAACAAGTTCGATTCGAATTGGCTCTGGAGGCGTGCTTCTCCCTCAATACAGCCCATATAAAGTGGCTGAAGACGTACAGTTATTAGAGAATTTGTTTCCAGGGCGAATTGACTTGGGATTAGGTCGATCTCCAGGAGGCGATGCACTAACGAGATTAGCATTAACAGACGGAGTACGAAAAAGTCTGAATGAATTTCCACGTCAAATTCAAGCGCTACAGGGACATTTGCTGCAAAACCTTCCTGAAAATCACCCTTATTACGGGGTAACAGCTTATCCCAAAAGTGATACTAAGCCTGAGATGTGGCAGTTAGGAATTAATAAACGAGGTGCGCGAGCAGCTGGGGAACTTGGAGTTTCCTTTACATTTGGACACTTTATCTCCCCAATCGGAGGAAAAGAAGCGCTGAAACACTATCGGCAAACATATGTTCCATCAGACTATCAGCAAGTGCCTCATACGAACGTTTGTGTATTTGTCGTATGTGCTGATACAGAGGAGGAAGCGGAACAACATGCCAAAACGCTTGATGATTGGTTGTTGAAAGTAGAAAAAGGAAAAGATACAAAGGTTTCTTCTATCAATGAAGTTAATCAGCGTGTGTATTCTGAATATGAGCAACAAAAAATAAAGAAAAATAGAAGTCGAATGATTGTAGGGTCTCCAGAAACTGTTCATGCTAAGTTGTTGCGTTTACAAAATGAATATAATAACGATGAGTTTTTAATCATTACTAATATTCACGATTTCCAAGCGAAGCTACACTCTTATGAACTGATTAGCAAAGTGTTTCACTAA
- a CDS encoding 3-hydroxybutyrate dehydrogenase produces MVKNKVVLITGAAQGIGFQIGERFAENGAKVILTDLNEDGVKRAEQELSSKGYDVYGVKADVTNEDDIKSMIEAASAKYGRIDVLINNAGMQFVSPIEEFPTEKFELLLKIMLTAPFVATKHVFPLMKAQKFGRIINMASINGLIGFAGKAAYNSAKHGVIGLTKVAALEGAEHGVTVNAICPGYADTPLVRNQLQDLARTRNVALEKVLEEVIYPLVPQKRLLDVREIADYALFLASDAAKGVTGQAVVIDGGYTAQ; encoded by the coding sequence ATGGTTAAGAATAAGGTTGTTTTAATCACAGGGGCTGCTCAAGGTATTGGCTTTCAAATCGGTGAGCGTTTTGCTGAAAACGGTGCGAAGGTTATCTTGACTGATTTAAATGAAGATGGTGTAAAAAGAGCAGAGCAAGAGCTTTCTTCAAAGGGGTATGACGTCTACGGTGTAAAAGCGGACGTAACGAATGAAGATGATATTAAGTCAATGATTGAAGCAGCATCTGCAAAATATGGCCGAATTGATGTCTTAATTAACAATGCAGGCATGCAGTTCGTCTCCCCAATCGAAGAATTTCCAACTGAAAAATTTGAACTCTTACTAAAGATTATGTTGACTGCACCATTTGTTGCTACTAAGCATGTCTTTCCTCTTATGAAAGCGCAAAAATTTGGCCGAATTATTAATATGGCGTCTATAAATGGCTTAATTGGCTTTGCAGGGAAAGCTGCTTATAACAGTGCAAAACACGGAGTTATTGGCTTAACAAAAGTAGCTGCGCTAGAAGGTGCTGAACATGGTGTGACCGTTAACGCTATCTGTCCCGGCTACGCGGATACACCTCTTGTCCGCAATCAATTACAAGACTTAGCTCGTACAAGAAACGTTGCGCTTGAGAAAGTACTTGAAGAAGTAATTTATCCGCTCGTTCCTCAAAAGCGTTTATTAGATGTACGTGAAATTGCCGATTACGCCCTCTTTCTAGCAAGTGATGCAGCAAAAGGCGTGACCGGTCAAGCTGTCGTTATTGACGGTGGATATACGGCTCAATAA
- a CDS encoding MFS transporter, producing MQAVVKLQTKQEQTIYRILFAISLGHFLNDCMQSVVPALFPILEKSMNLNYTQIGWIAFALNMTSSIMQPVFGIFADKRPLPFLLPIAMCLSLVGIIGLALAPNFYFVLASVLFIGLGSAIFHPEGSRVAYMAAGQKRGLAQSIYQVGGNTGQSMAPLFTAFIFISLGQFGTMWFTILAAVGVATLYYVSTWYKQELIVRKQLQKKQSVNKMKVTKKLMFAIALLIFLVFARSWYGAGILNYFQFYLIEAYGVTIKHAQIYVFLFMIAGVFGTFFGGPLADRFGKRNVLLVSMLGSAPFALMLPHVTLGVAAPLLLLIGFILQSSFSVTVVYAQELLPGKIGLVSGLIVGLAFGMGALGAVIFGKLADIYSLQFIMLFCSILPLLGILTWLLPSDKEVKQMNSEV from the coding sequence ATGCAAGCAGTAGTAAAGTTACAAACTAAACAAGAACAAACTATTTATCGTATTTTATTCGCTATCAGCTTAGGTCATTTTTTAAACGACTGCATGCAATCAGTTGTTCCAGCGCTTTTTCCTATTTTAGAAAAATCCATGAATTTGAATTATACGCAAATTGGCTGGATTGCATTTGCTTTGAATATGACATCATCCATCATGCAGCCGGTATTTGGTATCTTTGCAGATAAGAGGCCACTCCCGTTTTTATTACCAATTGCAATGTGTTTAAGTCTAGTCGGTATTATTGGTTTAGCGCTAGCACCTAACTTTTATTTTGTCTTAGCGTCCGTACTATTTATTGGATTAGGATCAGCCATTTTTCATCCTGAAGGCTCGCGCGTTGCCTATATGGCTGCTGGACAGAAAAGGGGACTAGCTCAGTCCATTTACCAAGTAGGAGGTAATACGGGTCAGTCAATGGCTCCTTTGTTTACCGCTTTTATCTTTATTAGCTTAGGGCAGTTTGGCACGATGTGGTTTACAATCTTAGCAGCAGTTGGAGTTGCAACCCTTTACTACGTATCAACGTGGTATAAGCAAGAGCTAATTGTTCGAAAACAGTTGCAAAAAAAACAATCAGTAAACAAAATGAAGGTGACAAAAAAATTAATGTTTGCCATTGCTTTATTAATTTTTTTAGTGTTTGCTCGTTCATGGTATGGAGCAGGAATTTTGAATTATTTTCAGTTCTATTTAATTGAAGCATATGGAGTAACGATAAAACATGCACAAATCTACGTCTTTTTATTTATGATTGCAGGGGTGTTTGGGACTTTTTTTGGGGGACCTTTAGCAGATCGTTTCGGAAAGCGAAATGTTTTGTTGGTATCCATGCTTGGATCAGCACCATTTGCACTTATGCTACCGCACGTAACGCTTGGTGTAGCAGCACCGTTGTTATTGCTTATTGGTTTTATCCTTCAGTCTAGTTTCAGCGTTACCGTAGTTTACGCTCAAGAATTATTACCTGGAAAAATCGGTCTTGTTTCAGGACTTATCGTGGGATTAGCGTTTGGAATGGGAGCGCTAGGAGCCGTTATATTTGGAAAGTTAGCGGATATATATAGCTTGCAATTTATTATGCTGTTTTGCAGTATCCTTCCTCTGCTTGGAATTCTAACGTGGTTATTGCCAAGTGACAAGGAAGTAAAACAGATGAATAGCGAAGTATAA
- a CDS encoding UDP-galactose-lipid carrier transferase, whose translation MNLEDIDLSKKISSKKEYKKKLKSLQLRLLRLEHIIYMEKVPVIFAFEGWDAAGKGGAIKRITQKLDPRGFHVYPISAPTDDERSYHYLHRFWTRLPHAGQIALFDRSWYGRVLVERVENLISTSEWGRAYEEINQFERTLTDNGYIVAKFWFHISKDEQLKRFKEREADPFKRWKLTEEDWRNRNKWDEYEEAVEHMFKYTNTNQAPWFVIAGNDKQYARVKTLSMMISYLEQKLMERGIRV comes from the coding sequence ATGAATTTAGAAGATATTGATCTGTCTAAAAAGATTTCATCTAAAAAAGAATATAAAAAGAAGCTAAAATCTTTGCAGCTACGCTTATTGCGATTAGAACACATTATCTATATGGAAAAGGTACCTGTTATATTTGCGTTTGAAGGGTGGGATGCGGCAGGGAAAGGGGGAGCTATTAAGCGTATTACACAAAAGTTGGACCCCCGAGGCTTTCATGTGTATCCAATTAGTGCACCAACTGATGATGAACGCAGTTATCACTACCTCCATCGGTTTTGGACGAGGCTGCCACACGCTGGACAAATAGCTTTATTCGATCGTTCTTGGTACGGTCGCGTACTTGTCGAGCGAGTTGAAAATTTAATTTCAACAAGTGAGTGGGGAAGGGCTTACGAAGAAATCAATCAGTTTGAGCGTACGTTAACAGATAACGGCTATATTGTAGCGAAGTTTTGGTTCCACATTAGCAAAGATGAACAGCTCAAGCGCTTTAAAGAAAGAGAAGCAGATCCTTTTAAACGCTGGAAGTTAACGGAAGAAGATTGGCGTAATCGAAACAAGTGGGACGAGTATGAAGAAGCTGTAGAGCATATGTTTAAATACACGAATACGAATCAAGCACCGTGGTTTGTTATAGCAGGTAATGATAAGCAATATGCGCGAGTTAAAACCTTAAGCATGATGATTTCTTACCTTGAACAAAAACTGATGGAACGGGGAATTCGAGTATAA
- a CDS encoding ATP-binding cassette domain-containing protein — protein MITVSNVSLRFADRKLFEDVNIKFTPGNCYGLIGANGAGKSTFLKILSGELESQTGDVHMGPGERLAVLKQNHFEYEEYEVLKTVIMGHARLYEVMQEKDAIYMKADFTDEDGMKAAELEGEFAELNGWEAESEAAILLKGLGVSEDLHDKKMSELTGSEKVKVLLAQALFGKPDVLLLDEPTNNLDIQAIQWLEEFLINFENTVIVVSHDRHFLNKVCTHIADLDFGKIQVYVGNYDFWYESSQLAQKMASDANKKKEEKIKELQAFVARFSANASKSKQATSRKKLLDKITLDDIRPSSRRYPYVNFTPEREIGNDVLRVEGLTKTIDGVKVLDNVSFTMNREDKIALVGRNEIANSTLMKILMGEMEADSGTFKWGVTTSQSFFPKDNSEYFENSDLNLVEWLRQYSPQDESESFLRGFLGRMLFSGEEVLKKANVLSGGEKVRCMLSKMMLSGSNVLLLDDPTNHLDLESITALNNGLMSYKGAMIFTSHDHQFVETIANRIIEITPNGVVDKQTTYDEYLANTELQKQLKGMYA, from the coding sequence ATGATTACAGTTAGTAATGTAAGCCTACGTTTTGCAGACCGTAAGTTATTTGAAGATGTAAACATTAAGTTTACTCCTGGTAACTGCTACGGATTAATTGGAGCGAACGGTGCTGGAAAATCAACATTTTTGAAAATTTTATCTGGTGAACTTGAGTCACAAACTGGTGATGTACATATGGGACCAGGCGAACGCCTAGCGGTCTTAAAACAAAACCATTTCGAATACGAAGAGTACGAAGTATTAAAAACCGTTATTATGGGTCACGCTCGCTTATATGAAGTGATGCAAGAAAAAGATGCTATTTATATGAAAGCTGACTTCACTGATGAAGATGGAATGAAAGCAGCTGAGCTTGAAGGTGAATTCGCTGAACTTAACGGTTGGGAAGCTGAATCAGAAGCTGCAATTCTTTTAAAAGGTTTAGGCGTTTCCGAAGATCTTCATGATAAAAAAATGTCTGAGCTAACAGGTAGTGAAAAAGTAAAAGTGTTACTTGCTCAAGCCCTATTTGGTAAACCGGATGTTTTACTACTAGATGAGCCGACGAATAACTTAGACATTCAAGCAATTCAGTGGTTGGAAGAGTTTTTAATTAACTTTGAAAACACAGTAATCGTTGTATCCCATGATCGTCACTTCTTAAACAAAGTTTGTACACATATTGCAGATTTAGACTTTGGTAAAATTCAAGTTTACGTTGGTAACTACGACTTCTGGTATGAGTCTAGCCAACTTGCCCAAAAAATGGCATCAGATGCTAATAAGAAAAAAGAAGAAAAAATTAAAGAACTTCAAGCGTTTGTTGCTCGTTTTAGCGCCAATGCGTCAAAATCAAAACAAGCAACATCTCGTAAAAAACTACTTGATAAAATTACGTTAGACGATATCCGTCCATCTTCTCGTCGCTATCCGTACGTAAACTTTACACCAGAGCGTGAAATTGGAAATGACGTACTGCGAGTTGAAGGTTTAACAAAAACTATTGATGGTGTTAAGGTACTAGATAATGTAAGTTTTACGATGAATCGAGAAGATAAAATTGCCTTAGTTGGTCGTAACGAAATTGCAAACTCAACGCTTATGAAGATTCTAATGGGTGAAATGGAAGCAGATAGCGGTACATTTAAGTGGGGTGTAACAACATCTCAATCTTTCTTCCCGAAAGATAACTCTGAGTACTTTGAGAATAGCGATTTAAACTTAGTTGAGTGGTTACGCCAATACTCACCACAAGATGAAAGCGAAAGCTTCCTTCGTGGATTCCTAGGAAGAATGTTATTCTCTGGTGAAGAGGTATTAAAGAAAGCCAACGTATTATCCGGAGGCGAAAAGGTTCGCTGCATGCTTTCTAAAATGATGCTAAGTGGTTCAAATGTTCTTCTTTTAGACGACCCTACCAACCACTTAGACTTAGAGTCAATTACGGCATTAAACAATGGATTGATGAGCTATAAAGGTGCAATGATTTTCACATCTCATGACCATCAGTTCGTTGAAACAATTGCGAATCGCATTATCGAAATCACGCCAAACGGAGTGGTTGATAAGCAAACAACATATGACGAATACCTAGCAAATACTGAACTACAAAAACAACTAAAAGGTATGTATGCTTAA
- a CDS encoding YafY family transcriptional regulator: protein MKTKRLFEVMFYINAKRYFTAREVAEEFNMSVRTVQRYLLDLQELGVPLYAEKGKYGGYRVLNNRVLPPLFFSEEEGKMMYFLLEMITHYPTIPFQVDAQSVKTKFYTHLPADVRNQLEQINDFVVFLTPNRSEEAPFLKDLLLSAMKHKKVAIQYESKTGIKGHIVKPIGIYAHEGLWYFPAYSYKKEKILLFRADRVKKIEHLGEDFTESLTLKKWLAQDYVPKKALLLHIEMTKEGVRLASANPSLGPHITINNDGTGTIKSVIGRDDLDFTANILLNLGCYAEVVEPKELRESLKKKATEIVNMYT from the coding sequence ATGAAAACCAAAAGGTTATTTGAAGTGATGTTTTACATCAATGCGAAGCGCTATTTTACTGCCAGGGAAGTTGCAGAAGAGTTTAATATGTCTGTGCGAACTGTTCAGCGCTATTTGTTGGATTTACAGGAACTAGGGGTTCCTTTATATGCTGAAAAAGGAAAATATGGCGGCTATCGTGTTTTGAACAATCGCGTATTGCCTCCTTTATTCTTTTCTGAGGAAGAAGGGAAAATGATGTATTTTTTACTTGAAATGATTACTCATTATCCTACAATCCCATTTCAAGTAGATGCTCAAAGTGTAAAAACCAAGTTTTATACTCATTTACCTGCAGATGTCAGAAATCAACTAGAACAAATAAATGATTTTGTTGTATTTTTAACGCCAAATCGTTCAGAGGAAGCCCCCTTTTTAAAAGACTTATTGTTATCAGCAATGAAGCATAAAAAAGTAGCGATTCAGTATGAAAGTAAAACAGGGATAAAGGGGCATATCGTTAAACCAATTGGTATTTATGCACATGAAGGTCTATGGTATTTTCCAGCTTATAGCTATAAAAAAGAAAAAATCCTGCTTTTTCGTGCAGATAGAGTTAAAAAAATTGAGCACTTAGGTGAGGATTTTACGGAATCTCTAACGTTAAAGAAATGGTTAGCTCAAGACTATGTTCCCAAAAAGGCTCTATTGTTGCATATTGAAATGACAAAAGAAGGCGTGCGGTTAGCAAGTGCAAATCCTAGTTTAGGGCCTCATATAACCATAAATAACGATGGAACGGGAACAATAAAATCAGTAATTGGTCGAGATGACCTTGATTTTACGGCAAATATATTACTGAATTTAGGATGCTATGCAGAAGTAGTTGAACCAAAAGAATTAAGGGAGTCCTTAAAAAAGAAAGCAACTGAAATTGTAAATATGTATACATAA
- a CDS encoding dihydrofolate reductase family protein encodes MTRKVILYIATTIDGFIAREDGKIDWLVENETNEDYGYNEFDESIDTVFMGRHTYEQVLTFGEFPYKGKEVFVVTTKKGGNSEDVTFISPTEVHDTVINLKQQPGKHIFLVGGGSLNALFLNENLIDEYWIFQKPILLGSGIPLFQGNVADTPLSLIDSKIYPSGFVFLKFVNGKKPTA; translated from the coding sequence ATGACAAGAAAAGTAATCTTATATATTGCAACTACAATTGATGGCTTTATTGCACGTGAAGACGGAAAAATTGATTGGCTAGTGGAGAATGAAACAAATGAAGATTATGGATATAATGAATTCGATGAAAGCATTGATACTGTATTCATGGGGCGGCACACATATGAACAAGTATTAACCTTTGGCGAGTTTCCTTATAAAGGAAAAGAAGTATTTGTAGTAACGACAAAAAAAGGCGGCAACTCTGAAGATGTAACGTTCATCTCACCTACAGAAGTACACGATACCGTTATCAATTTAAAACAGCAGCCAGGTAAACATATCTTTTTAGTAGGTGGCGGATCACTAAATGCACTGTTTTTAAATGAAAACTTAATTGATGAGTATTGGATTTTCCAAAAACCTATATTGCTAGGAAGTGGCATCCCTCTCTTCCAAGGAAACGTAGCCGACACGCCTCTTTCGTTAATTGATTCAAAAATTTATCCTTCTGGATTTGTTTTTCTTAAATTTGTGAATGGTAAGAAGCCGACAGCGTAA
- a CDS encoding YtoQ family protein produces MELVVYLAGQIHDNWRDDIKKQAEDLKLPITFVGPMTDHDRSDNIGEVILGKQDSAVLKDEAASAFNNLRTEVLLKKSDVVIALFGEKYKQWNSAMDAATAVALNKPLILVRPEKLHHPLKELSNKAQVVVETPDQAIRALAYIFE; encoded by the coding sequence ATGGAATTAGTCGTTTATTTAGCAGGACAAATTCATGATAATTGGAGAGACGATATTAAAAAACAAGCTGAAGACTTAAAGCTCCCAATTACGTTTGTAGGACCGATGACCGACCATGATCGCTCGGATAATATCGGCGAAGTAATCTTAGGTAAACAAGACTCAGCTGTTTTAAAAGATGAAGCTGCTTCAGCTTTTAATAATTTGCGTACAGAAGTACTGCTTAAGAAATCCGACGTAGTCATTGCGCTTTTCGGTGAAAAATACAAGCAGTGGAATAGCGCAATGGATGCTGCTACAGCCGTTGCATTAAACAAGCCGCTTATTCTTGTTCGTCCAGAAAAGTTGCACCATCCTTTAAAAGAACTTTCAAACAAAGCACAAGTAGTTGTTGAAACACCAGACCAAGCGATTCGTGCACTAGCTTATATCTTTGAATAA